Proteins found in one Tamandua tetradactyla isolate mTamTet1 chromosome 3, mTamTet1.pri, whole genome shotgun sequence genomic segment:
- the ZNF512 gene encoding zinc finger protein 512 isoform X2 has product MSSRLGAVPATPGPASFKQQRSTRIVGAKNSRTQCSIKDNSFQYTIPHDDSLSGSSSASSCEQVSDVPASFRKSTYWMKMRRLKSAATSHIEGSGGVAAKGKRKPRQEEDEDYREFPQKKHKLYGRTGRKQRPKTQPSPKSQARRVRKEPPAYAAGSLEEQWYLEIVDKGSVSCPTCQAVGRKTIEGLKKHMENCRQEMFTCHHCGRQFRSLAGMKYHVMANHNSLPILKAGGELDEPSEREQLRTVLKRLGKLKCMRESCSSSFTSIMGYLYHVRKCGKEAAELEKMTLKCHHCGKPYRSKAGLAYHLRSEHGPIFFPESGQTECLKDMSLEPKSGGRVQRRSAKIAVYHLQELATAELAKEWPKRKVHQDLVPDDRKLKYTRPGLPTFSQEVLHKWKAEVKKYHRIQCPNKVILSHSFIRVVRLSTVVYLALKLTWALVHWETLWLANTSVCCVRKSLCLRVASSTTSTLSMLRIGSL; this is encoded by the exons TAGCAGGACCCAGTGCTCCATAAAGGATAATAGTTTCCAGTACACTATACCTCACGATGACTCCTTAAGTGGCTCATCATCTGCCTCTTCATGTGAACAAGTGAGTGATGTTCCAGCATCCTTCCGAAAATCTACCTACTGGATGAAGATGAGAAGACTCAAGTCTGCTGCTACTTCCCATATTGAAG gGTCAGGTGGAGTAGCAGCCAAAGGAAAACGGAAACCCAGGCAGGAAGAAGATGAAGACTATCGAGAATTTCCTCAGAAGAAGCATAAGCTTTATG GGAGGACAGGGAGGAAGCAGCGGCCTAAAACACAGCCTAGCCCCAAATCCCAGGCTCGTCGTGTTCGGAAGGAACCACCAGCTTACGCAGCAG GCAGTTTGGAGGAGCAGTGGTACTTAGAAATCGTGGATAAAGGCAGTGTCTCTTGTCCTACCTGCCAGGCTGTGGGGAGGAAAACCATAGAAGGTTTAAAGAAGCACATGGAAAACTGTAGACAG gAAATGTTTACTTGTCATCATTGTGGGAGACAGTTTCGTTCACTGGCAGGGATGAAGTATCATGTCATGGCAAATCATAATAGTTTG CCCATTTTGAAGGCTGGAGGTGAACTAGATGAACCAAGTGAGAGGGAACAGCTCCGAACAGTTCTAAAGAGACTGGGAAAGCTCAAGTGCATGCGTGAG AgttgctctagtagctttaccAGCATCATGGGATACCTGTACCATGTCAGAAAATGTGGCAAAGAAGCTGCAGAGCTGGAGAAGATGACCCTGAAATGTCACCACTGTGGAAAGCCATATAGATCGAAGGCTGGACTTGCGTATCACCTGAGGTCAGAGCACGGGCCT ATCTTCTTTCCAGAGTCAGGACAGACAGAATGCTTAAAGGACATGAGTTTGGAGCCAAAGAGTGGGGGCCGAGTTCAGAGGCGTTCTGCCAAGATTGCTGTATACCACCTGCAGGAGCTTGCCACTGCTGAACTGGCCAAAGAATGGCCTAAGAGGAAGGTACATCAGGACCTGGTACCTGATGATCGCAAG CTGAAGTATACTCGTCCTGGGCTACCGACTTTCAGCCAGGAAGTGCTACACAAATGGAAGGCAGAGGTCAAAAAGTATCATCGCATTCAGTGTCCTAACAAGGTGATTCTTTCTCACTCATTTATTCg GGTTGTGAGGCTGTCTACAGTAGTGTATCTGGCCTTAAAGCTCACCTGGGCTCTTGTCCATTG GGAAACTTTGTGGCTGGCAAATACAAGTGTCTGCTGTGTCAGAAAGAGTTTGTGTCTGAGAGTGGCGTCAAGTACCACATCAACTCTGTCCATGCTGAG GATTGGTTCGTTGTAA
- the ZNF512 gene encoding zinc finger protein 512 isoform X1 yields the protein MSSRLGAVPATPGPASFKQQRSTRIVGAKNSRTQCSIKDNSFQYTIPHDDSLSGSSSASSCEQVSDVPASFRKSTYWMKMRRLKSAATSHIEGSGGVAAKGKRKPRQEEDEDYREFPQKKHKLYGRTGRKQRPKTQPSPKSQARRVRKEPPAYAAGSLEEQWYLEIVDKGSVSCPTCQAVGRKTIEGLKKHMENCRQEMFTCHHCGRQFRSLAGMKYHVMANHNSLPILKAGGELDEPSEREQLRTVLKRLGKLKCMRESCSSSFTSIMGYLYHVRKCGKEAAELEKMTLKCHHCGKPYRSKAGLAYHLRSEHGPIFFPESGQTECLKDMSLEPKSGGRVQRRSAKIAVYHLQELATAELAKEWPKRKVHQDLVPDDRKLKYTRPGLPTFSQEVLHKWKAEVKKYHRIQCPNKGCEAVYSSVSGLKAHLGSCPLGNFVAGKYKCLLCQKEFVSESGVKYHINSVHAEDWFVVNPTTTKSFEKLMKIKQRQQEEEKRRQQNRSRRTLRRRQQPGIELPESELSLRVGKDQRRNNEELAVSTSCKEPEQEPVPAHFQKVKSPKTNHKRGRK from the exons TAGCAGGACCCAGTGCTCCATAAAGGATAATAGTTTCCAGTACACTATACCTCACGATGACTCCTTAAGTGGCTCATCATCTGCCTCTTCATGTGAACAAGTGAGTGATGTTCCAGCATCCTTCCGAAAATCTACCTACTGGATGAAGATGAGAAGACTCAAGTCTGCTGCTACTTCCCATATTGAAG gGTCAGGTGGAGTAGCAGCCAAAGGAAAACGGAAACCCAGGCAGGAAGAAGATGAAGACTATCGAGAATTTCCTCAGAAGAAGCATAAGCTTTATG GGAGGACAGGGAGGAAGCAGCGGCCTAAAACACAGCCTAGCCCCAAATCCCAGGCTCGTCGTGTTCGGAAGGAACCACCAGCTTACGCAGCAG GCAGTTTGGAGGAGCAGTGGTACTTAGAAATCGTGGATAAAGGCAGTGTCTCTTGTCCTACCTGCCAGGCTGTGGGGAGGAAAACCATAGAAGGTTTAAAGAAGCACATGGAAAACTGTAGACAG gAAATGTTTACTTGTCATCATTGTGGGAGACAGTTTCGTTCACTGGCAGGGATGAAGTATCATGTCATGGCAAATCATAATAGTTTG CCCATTTTGAAGGCTGGAGGTGAACTAGATGAACCAAGTGAGAGGGAACAGCTCCGAACAGTTCTAAAGAGACTGGGAAAGCTCAAGTGCATGCGTGAG AgttgctctagtagctttaccAGCATCATGGGATACCTGTACCATGTCAGAAAATGTGGCAAAGAAGCTGCAGAGCTGGAGAAGATGACCCTGAAATGTCACCACTGTGGAAAGCCATATAGATCGAAGGCTGGACTTGCGTATCACCTGAGGTCAGAGCACGGGCCT ATCTTCTTTCCAGAGTCAGGACAGACAGAATGCTTAAAGGACATGAGTTTGGAGCCAAAGAGTGGGGGCCGAGTTCAGAGGCGTTCTGCCAAGATTGCTGTATACCACCTGCAGGAGCTTGCCACTGCTGAACTGGCCAAAGAATGGCCTAAGAGGAAGGTACATCAGGACCTGGTACCTGATGATCGCAAG CTGAAGTATACTCGTCCTGGGCTACCGACTTTCAGCCAGGAAGTGCTACACAAATGGAAGGCAGAGGTCAAAAAGTATCATCGCATTCAGTGTCCTAACAAG GGTTGTGAGGCTGTCTACAGTAGTGTATCTGGCCTTAAAGCTCACCTGGGCTCTTGTCCATTG GGAAACTTTGTGGCTGGCAAATACAAGTGTCTGCTGTGTCAGAAAGAGTTTGTGTCTGAGAGTGGCGTCAAGTACCACATCAACTCTGTCCATGCTGAG GATTGGTTCGTTGTAAACCCGACAACGACCAAAAGCTTTGAAAAGCTGATGAAGATAAAGCAGCGGcagcaagaagaagaaaagcgGAGGCAGCAGAACAGGAGCAGAAGGACTCTAAGAAGGCGGCAGCAGCCTGGCATTGAGCTTCCTGAGTCAGAGCTGAGTCTTAGAGTAGGGAAGGATCAGAGAAGGAATAATGAGGAACTGGCAGTGTCAACCTCCTGTAAGGAACCAGAGCAGGAGCCAGTGCCCGCGCATTTCCAGAAAGTAAAGTCCCCAAAGACTAATCATAAACGAGGAAGGAAATAG
- the CCDC121 gene encoding coiled-coil domain-containing protein 121, with translation MRRVGFTFGPQEAESRAARGLAARASSVTAEVKQLTVARSQIGAGSDYRSCWASPRHTEHKTEKLRKLSAFGCRPGLSQAPDTSARLSAIAFSKLHNYHHPGDERVYSWHEFAESPRRPSSRPYLGLKNGFSKEENLIKAEMILKEKTVVEVKELKEQIKQAQIQQEQLLADNRHLYTEKTLVQAENKFFLEYLTNKTEEYKRQPKKLWNNFLQKSGEIERHRQESASKYAKQISVLKAELLQKEKIQFNLKQQLEAMRGISITKEKQEAEVQTLQNAKKKAETKATAKIEETKTQLLQEKALLEKQLSEPDVRQLGKKNKREVKRKNQALEWTTKQYTLEFYRGINRESQQLQKKILQLLQQCQELEASQSQLKYRKQQLQQEQWYLECLIRGRQRMQRRHNWCLQGQDAPKINQNIS, from the exons ATGAGGAGAGTGGGTTTCACTTTCGGCCCCCAAGAAGCCGAGAGCAGAGCTGCGAGAGGACTGGCTGCCAGGGCTTCTTCGGTAACCGCAGAGGTTAAACAACTCACGGTGGCACGGAGCCAGATTGGGGCGGGAAGCGACTATAGGAGTTGCTGGGCATCGCCGAGACACACCGAGCACAAAACAGAGAAACTGCGAAAACTTTCTGCATTTGGATGCCGTCCCGGCTTGTCGCAGGCCCCTGACACTAGCGCCCGCCTCTCGGCTATCGCCTTCAGTAAACTACACAATTACCATCACCCTGGGGATGAACGCGTGTATTCCTGGCACGA GTTTGCTGAAAGTCCCAGAAGGCCTTCTTCAAGACCTTATCTtggtttaaaaaatggtttttccAAAGAAGAGAATCTAATAAAGGCTGAGATGATACTTAAAGAGAAGACAGTGGTGGAAGTAAAGGAGTTGAAGGAGCAAATAAAACAAGCTCAAATCCAGCAGGAACAGCTCCTGGCAGACAACAGGCATCTATACACTGAAAAGACACTTGTCCAGGCTGaaaacaaattctttctggaataccTGACCAACAAAACTGAGGAATATAAAAGGCAACCTAAGAAGCTGTGGAACAACTTTTTACAAAAAAGTGGGGAGATTGAAAGACATAGGCAAGAATCAGCCTCCAAATACGCAAAACAGATTTCAGTACTTAAAGCAGAGCTCTTGCAGAAAGAAAAGATCCAATTCAATTTGAAGCAGCAGTTGGAAGCAATGAGGGGCATTTctataacaaaggaaaaacaggagGCAGAAGTGCAGACATTAcagaatgcaaaaaagaaagccGAAACCAAGGCAACTGCAAAGATAGAGGAAACAAAGACCCAGTTGCTCCAAGAAAAAGCATTACTGGAGAAACAATTGAGCGAGCCAGACGTAAGGcagttgggaaagaaaaataaaagggaggtTAAGAGGAAAAACCAGGCCTTGGAGTGGACCACAAAGCAGTATACTCTTGAATTTTACCGTGGCATTAACAGAGAGAGCCAACAGttacagaagaaaatactgcAGCTCCTTCAGCAATGCCAGGAGTTGGAGGCTTCTCAAAGCCAGTTAAAATACAGGAAGCAGCAGCTGCAGCAAGAACAGTGGTATCTGGAATGTTTAATTCGGGGGCGACAACGAATGCAAAGAAGGCATAATTGGTGCCTACAAGGACAGGATGCTCCAAAGATTaaccaaaatatttcctaa